Sequence from the Desulfotignum phosphitoxidans DSM 13687 genome:
CCACCATCTGGACCATATAGGCGGCCGACCCGCCGAAAATACCCGGCAGGGTCCGGTAAAACCCGTGCTTTACGCTGGAGGACATGGAAAACATGGTCATGGGCCCCGGCGTATAGGCAATGGCCGTCATCATCACAAAAAAGGTAAACCACGCGCTTAACGGCATCATCGATCCATATCCTGAAAAAAATTCACCTGAAACTTCTGCCGGATTCTCTCGATGGTTGACCGGTCCGGTTTGAACGGAATGTCCGGGATTCCGGGCATGGGCAGGGCATGGGTCCGGCTGAAAGGCGTATCTTTCAGTTTCATGTTGTAGGCCAGAACCATCAGGGTCTCCAGGTTCACCACATCCTCGATATTGTATGCCAGCAGGGTTTCCAGGGCCTTGATATTGCCGGTCTGCTGAAACTCCCGCCACAACAGGACCGCAAAAAACCCGTCCACCCCGTCCAGATCCCCCCGGTCCAGGCCCAGGGCTTTTTCACACATCTTCAACCCGCCGCCGTATCCCAGGCTTTTCAGCACATACCGCAGATCGATATGCGCATGGGCCATTTCAATACCGAAATACTTCTCGATAAACGGCACATCAAAGGTTTTGCCGTTGTAGGTGACGATTACGTTGTACCGGCCGATATCCTCCATGAACGCATCCAGATTTTGTCCCTGGACATAATAGTTGATGGATTCCCCGTCATACAGGGCAATGGTGGTGATCTCGCTTCCGAACATATCCATGCCCGTGGTTTCGATATCCATGAATGCCGTGGTTTTCCTGAACTGCGGAAAAAACCGCCAGTGTTCCCCGGCCGGCAGATGATCTGCAAAATAGGCCGGGTTGTTTTTGTCCAAGTGCTCACAGGATTCCGCCATGCACGCGGCAATGCGCATCAGACTTCTGGCGGGAATATCACAGGCATCCACCGAACCCACCTGGTGCCAGTCCAGCAGCCCCGCCGTCCACAACCGCTTTTCCGTGACCGCCCCGACCCCCGGTATATGAATAAATGAATTGATCAGCATGTCTCTCACCTTTCGCATTTCAAAATCAAAACGCAGTATAACAGATTGATTGCATCCGGCAATCATGTTCTTTCTATGGTTATTGTCAAAGGAGGCGGCATGACACCCAGAAAATCATGCTATTGACAACACCCCCTTATTTTATTATTTATTACATAAAAATATGGGGGTATTTTATTATGATGTATCGTTCGGCAGAAGCCAATCTTGAAACCTGGATCAACAAATCAAACCGGAAACCGCTGGTCATCAGAGGTGCCCGCCAGGTCGGAAAATCCACACTGGTAAGACAATTTGCCAAAAAACTGAAAAAAACCCTGATCGAAATCAATCTGGAACGGCACCTGTTTCTGGATGATATTTTCAAAACCCTTGACACAGATTCTGCTTTAAGAGAAATCGAAGCATTGAGCGGCATACCGGTTACCACCCCCGGCGCTATCCTTTTCCTTGACGAAATTCAATCGACACCGCACGCGCTCCAGCTTCTGCGCTATCTGTATGAAGAAAAAAAAGAATTGCCCGTCATTGCCGCAGGATCACTCCTGGAATTCACCCTTGCGGACCATTCATTTTCAATGCCGGTCGGACGTATCGAATACATGCATCTGGGCCCCATGACGTTCACTGAGTTCCTCCGGGCTGCTGAGCCGGCCTTAACCCGATATGTAGAGGAATTTTCCATGACATCCTCCTTACCGGCGGCAGCCCATGAAAAACTCAAAAAAGCCCAGCGCAAATATGTGTTTACAGGCGGCATGCCGGAAGCCGTGCAGGCCTGGTGTGAAAGCGGCTCCCTCAAAGATGTGGGAGATGTTCACCGGTCCATCTCGGAAACGTATGAAGATGATTTTTCCAAATATGCCCAATCCCGCCAGCTGGTACTCATGCAGAGAGTCTTCAGAACCATCCCGAGAATTGTCGGAAATAAGGTAAAATACAGCAACATCTCCCGGGAGCACCCCTCCGGAAAAATAAAGGAGATCCTGGATCTTTTGTCAAAAGCAAAAATCTGCCACAGGGTGCATCACAGCCATTGTTCCGGTCTTCCATTGAACTCAGACATCAAAGACACGGTTTACAAATTGCTGTTCATGGATATCGGGCTGATGAATCATATCTGCGGCAATGACTGGACCTATCTGCAATCTTTTCCTGACCGTGATCTTGTCAATGAAGGCGCCATTGCCGAACAGTTCATCGGCCAGCACCTTTTGACAGCTCAGAAAAATTCACCATCCCTGCATTACTGGGTCAGACAGGCCAGAACAGCCAATGCAGAAATCGACTATGTCATTTCCCACGGCCCGTTGATCATCCCCATTGAAGTCAAATCGGGAAAAAGCGGATCATTGAAATCGCTGCAACAGTTTGCTACGAAAAAAAACATCTCCCTGGCTGTCAGGTTTGACCTGAATCCCCCGGGCCTCCAGAAAACCGCCCACGGGATCAGCACGGAAAACGGCATTGAAACGGCCGGCTTTTCCCTGCTTTCCCTGCCGTTATACCTGGTGGAAGCACTGCCGAAGGTGTTGGATGAAATCCGGGAACAAGCCCGATAAAGGGCTCAGCAAAATTGCCATGTACCGGCCAATATCCTCCATGAACGCAGACAGATTGTTTACTCAACGATGATCCCATTCATTTCGGATCTCTTTTTGCCACAAAACCGAATCTATTTTTTCCCTGGACAGGACACCGGATGTTTTCCCGGCGCTGGCTTTTCCAAAACAGCATTTTTTATATTTTTTCCCGCTGCCGCAGGGGCATGGGTCATTTCTGCCGACTTTTGATGATTGTGCCGGCTGTGCGGGTAAAAATTCCTTTTCCCGGCACTTCTGGTAGATGTATTTCAGTTTTTCATGCCTGATGCGAAGGGTCCTGTAAAAATCAGGATGTCTTTCTTCAATGGCTGAGCGGACAGCCGCCAGGGTTATTGAGCCAGGCAGGTCTTCATCCGTCTCCCAGCGCTTTTTGGTATATATCAGCTTCAAGGCGAAAGATGCTTCCGTCGCAGTTTCTGCTTCTGTTTCCGGCAGAATATCCATAACAGTATGTGTACATGAGCAGCCCGGCAGCAGGCAGAACTGGTCAAAAATCAAATATTCCCGGTCATTAATGGTAACACGCATCTGGTTTCCATAGGGCAGCACATCGTTGTACGCATACATCAATCCGTCCCGCTCCACGGCTTCGTAATCAAAAAAACCTTCAAAGCCTTCCAAATCTGCTGATTCACTGATTTTATTTTTGTACACCAAAAATTTTTTTTCCAGAAATGTAAAATCCTCGTCACCCAACTGCGACAAAAACAAATCAGCAAATGCTGAATCCTCCGGGTTTGCGGACCTGTCTGACGGAAACGTGTATTTTTTTTCAATCAGATCGATTTCAATTCTGCGGGAAGACAAAGGCGAATTCTGCCGGGTGTTGTCCT
This genomic interval carries:
- a CDS encoding ribonuclease H-like domain-containing protein; amino-acid sequence: MLINSFIHIPGVGAVTEKRLWTAGLLDWHQVGSVDACDIPARSLMRIAACMAESCEHLDKNNPAYFADHLPAGEHWRFFPQFRKTTAFMDIETTGMDMFGSEITTIALYDGESINYYVQGQNLDAFMEDIGRYNVIVTYNGKTFDVPFIEKYFGIEMAHAHIDLRYVLKSLGYGGGLKMCEKALGLDRGDLDGVDGFFAVLLWREFQQTGNIKALETLLAYNIEDVVNLETLMVLAYNMKLKDTPFSRTHALPMPGIPDIPFKPDRSTIERIRQKFQVNFFQDMDR
- a CDS encoding ATP-binding protein, with the translated sequence MMYRSAEANLETWINKSNRKPLVIRGARQVGKSTLVRQFAKKLKKTLIEINLERHLFLDDIFKTLDTDSALREIEALSGIPVTTPGAILFLDEIQSTPHALQLLRYLYEEKKELPVIAAGSLLEFTLADHSFSMPVGRIEYMHLGPMTFTEFLRAAEPALTRYVEEFSMTSSLPAAAHEKLKKAQRKYVFTGGMPEAVQAWCESGSLKDVGDVHRSISETYEDDFSKYAQSRQLVLMQRVFRTIPRIVGNKVKYSNISREHPSGKIKEILDLLSKAKICHRVHHSHCSGLPLNSDIKDTVYKLLFMDIGLMNHICGNDWTYLQSFPDRDLVNEGAIAEQFIGQHLLTAQKNSPSLHYWVRQARTANAEIDYVISHGPLIIPIEVKSGKSGSLKSLQQFATKKNISLAVRFDLNPPGLQKTAHGISTENGIETAGFSLLSLPLYLVEALPKVLDEIREQAR
- a CDS encoding YecA family protein: MVFQQDKETGEYIALILEDGIQKTYGCIFEVCKNPICSCRTVDVILAPVQDNTRQNSPLSSRRIEIDLIEKKYTFPSDRSANPEDSAFADLFLSQLGDEDFTFLEKKFLVYKNKISESADLEGFEGFFDYEAVERDGLMYAYNDVLPYGNQMRVTINDREYLIFDQFCLLPGCSCTHTVMDILPETEAETATEASFALKLIYTKKRWETDEDLPGSITLAAVRSAIEERHPDFYRTLRIRHEKLKYIYQKCREKEFLPAQPAQSSKVGRNDPCPCGSGKKYKKCCFGKASAGKTSGVLSREKIDSVLWQKEIRNEWDHR